A stretch of Phoenix dactylifera cultivar Barhee BC4 unplaced genomic scaffold, palm_55x_up_171113_PBpolish2nd_filt_p 000546F, whole genome shotgun sequence DNA encodes these proteins:
- the LOC120106496 gene encoding zinc finger BED domain-containing protein RICESLEEPER 2-like, which yields MEHFTIEAVAGGCTRACCKLCKQTFAYSSGSKIAGTSHLKRHIALGSCPKIKNQEKKMLALTSGRQLRISIYQKEKQSLMQVFGTMPGRVSLTIGLWTTSQTLGYVCLTGQFIDSDWRLHRRMLNFMMVSSPHSENALSEAIGVSLSDWSMKSKLFTITLDNNCSSHDIYSANLRDHLSNKNTLMLKGQLFVVRCYAHILNVVAQDVIASIHGIIYNIRESVKFIKASPAREENFAEIALQLEIPSTKTLSLDAGGRLGI from the exons aTGGAACACTTCACTATTGAAGCTGTGGCTGGAGGATGTACACGGGCTTGTTGCAAGTTGTGCAAGCAAACATTTGCTTACAGTAGTGGGTCGAAGATTGCAGGCACTAGCCACCTCAAGAGGCATATTGCTCTGGGATCCTGTCCTAAAATCAAAAATCAGGAAAAGAAAATGCTTGCGCTTACTTCAG GACGTCAGCTGCGTATATCCATTTATCAGAAAGAAAAGCAAAGCCTCATGCAAGTCTTTGGAACTATGCCTGGAAGGGTTAGCCTCACCATAGGCTTGTGGACAACAAGTCAGACTCTCGGATATGTTTGCCTTACTGGGCAATTCATCGACAGCGACTGGAGGCTGCACAGAAGAATGCTTAACTTCATGATGGTATCATCTCCTCATTCAGAAAATGCTCTTAGTGAAGCTATCGGGGTTAGCCTTTCAGATTGGAGCATGAAGTCCAAGTTATTCACCATCACTTTAGACAATAATTGCTCATCTCATGACATCTACAGTGCAAATCTCAGAGACCACCTGTCCAACAAGAACACGCTCATGCTCAAGGGTCAGCTGTTTGTTGTCCGTTGTTATGCCCATATTTTGAATGTAGTTGCTCAAGATGTGATTGCTTCAATCCATGGTATTATATACAACATCCGTGAAAGTGTGAAATTTATCAAAGCTTCTCCAGCCCGTGAAGAAAATTTTGCTGAGATTGCCTTGCAACTTGAAATTCCTAGCACAAAGACATTGTCTCTTGATGCTGGCGGCCGCCTTGGAATATAA